A single genomic interval of Amycolatopsis albispora harbors:
- a CDS encoding LacI family DNA-binding transcriptional regulator — MAERPGTGGGSVAKRTEVREAAPAVRLPALTDVASLAGVSHMTVSRVINETGPVRAETREKVLAAIEELGYRPNSTARALATGRTRNLGVVALDSTLFGPASTLFGVELAAREAGYGISIASVSDPRRDSIAAAVDSLRRQAVEGVVVIAPHVVAKPALRAVPAGVPLVAVADTDRASIPVVSVDQRDGARQVTEHLLGLGHRTVWHVAGPSDWLEARAREQAWRRTLKRHDAEPPPVLRGDWSPRSGYEAGKRLLGERGVTAVFVANDQMALGLLRAFAEAGRSVPGDVHVAGFDDVPEAAFFNPPLTTVRQDFIEVGRRTFGLLQERIEGAAAPVRSLVPAELVVRESTGA; from the coding sequence CCGCGCTCACCGACGTGGCCTCGCTGGCCGGCGTGTCGCACATGACCGTCTCCCGCGTGATCAACGAGACCGGCCCGGTCCGCGCGGAAACCAGGGAGAAGGTGCTGGCCGCCATCGAGGAACTGGGCTACCGGCCCAATTCCACCGCCCGCGCGCTGGCCACCGGCCGCACGCGCAACCTCGGCGTGGTCGCGCTGGACTCCACCCTGTTCGGCCCGGCCAGCACCCTGTTCGGGGTGGAGCTGGCGGCCCGTGAAGCCGGGTACGGCATCTCCATCGCCAGCGTCAGCGATCCGCGGCGGGATTCCATCGCGGCCGCCGTGGACAGCCTGCGGCGCCAGGCCGTCGAGGGCGTGGTGGTGATCGCGCCGCACGTGGTGGCCAAGCCCGCCCTGCGCGCGGTCCCCGCCGGCGTGCCGCTGGTCGCGGTGGCCGACACCGACCGGGCCTCGATCCCGGTGGTGTCGGTGGACCAGCGTGACGGCGCCCGGCAGGTCACCGAGCACCTGCTCGGCCTCGGTCACCGCACGGTCTGGCACGTCGCCGGCCCGTCGGACTGGCTGGAGGCGCGGGCGCGTGAGCAGGCCTGGCGGCGCACGCTCAAGCGGCACGACGCGGAACCGCCGCCAGTGCTGCGTGGTGACTGGAGCCCGCGCTCCGGTTACGAAGCGGGTAAGCGGCTGCTCGGCGAGCGCGGGGTCACCGCGGTTTTTGTCGCCAACGACCAGATGGCGCTGGGACTGCTGCGCGCGTTCGCCGAGGCGGGCCGCTCGGTGCCCGGTGACGTGCACGTGGCCGGGTTCGACGACGTGCCGGAAGCCGCCTTCTTCAACCCGCCGCTGACCACCGTGCGGCAGGACTTCATCGAGGTGGGCAGGCGCACCTTCGGCCTGCTGCAGGAACGGATCGAAGGGGCGGCCGCGCCGGTTCGCTCCCTGGTGCCCGCGGAGCTGGTCGTCCGCGAGAGCACGGGCGCGTAA